A section of the Verrucomicrobium sp. GAS474 genome encodes:
- a CDS encoding MFS transporter, giving the protein MPKGIWNAHVFQFFNTFSFSIVIGAHMILYFKYLGASATVIGIVTALPNILNILQIPAASFVERVGYRNFVLRGWTARTFIILGIVCVPAIAFRLGGTTGMMLMIFLLFAYNFSRGISACGFLPWMTHLVPENVRGTFVSRDQAFGAVASFITVIGGALLFRAVTGATAYTISFSLAFLTAAVSLTFLRRIPDIPVPPESRSTEKIPWRSMILYRPFLKLLVYNVVVNLGLAGAGVLWVPTLRDVYHWPTTDIFLLTSVAAFFAISVIWGFGRIVDRVGSRPLLAFSGLCLFVHFMLWAAVSTRLLYPHFAVVVVLELFAALGSSVFGMANTRLAMATVPAMGRSHFFALFSVTMSIALGVGPIFWGILADSLAPLHIALGATGEINHYTVCYVGVALICLSSLLFLKKLDEPRAMTTEAFFHELFVATPWRAISRLIYRRPPTL; this is encoded by the coding sequence ATGCCGAAGGGGATCTGGAACGCCCACGTGTTCCAGTTCTTCAACACCTTCTCCTTCTCCATCGTCATCGGGGCCCACATGATCCTGTACTTCAAGTACCTGGGGGCCTCCGCCACCGTCATCGGCATTGTCACCGCCCTGCCGAACATCCTGAACATCCTCCAGATCCCCGCCGCCAGCTTCGTCGAGCGGGTCGGCTACCGGAACTTCGTCCTCCGGGGCTGGACGGCGCGGACCTTCATCATCCTCGGCATCGTCTGCGTCCCGGCCATCGCCTTCCGCCTCGGCGGGACGACCGGGATGATGCTGATGATCTTCCTCCTCTTCGCCTACAACTTCTCCCGGGGCATCTCCGCCTGCGGCTTCCTGCCGTGGATGACCCACCTCGTCCCCGAAAACGTCCGGGGGACCTTCGTCTCCCGGGACCAGGCCTTCGGGGCCGTCGCCTCCTTCATCACCGTCATCGGCGGCGCCCTCCTCTTCCGCGCCGTCACCGGAGCCACGGCCTACACCATCTCCTTCTCCCTCGCCTTCCTCACCGCCGCCGTCAGCCTCACCTTCCTCCGCCGCATCCCCGACATCCCCGTGCCGCCCGAATCCCGCAGCACGGAAAAGATCCCCTGGCGCTCGATGATCCTCTACCGGCCCTTCCTGAAGCTCCTCGTCTACAACGTCGTGGTGAACCTCGGCCTCGCCGGGGCGGGCGTCCTCTGGGTGCCGACCCTCCGGGACGTCTACCATTGGCCCACCACGGACATCTTCCTCCTCACCTCGGTCGCCGCCTTCTTCGCCATCTCCGTCATCTGGGGCTTCGGCCGGATCGTCGACCGCGTCGGCAGCCGCCCCCTTCTCGCCTTCTCGGGCCTCTGCCTCTTCGTCCACTTCATGCTGTGGGCCGCCGTCTCGACCCGGCTCCTCTACCCCCATTTCGCCGTCGTCGTCGTCCTGGAACTCTTCGCCGCCCTCGGCAGTTCGGTCTTCGGCATGGCGAACACCCGCCTCGCCATGGCCACCGTCCCCGCCATGGGCCGGAGCCACTTCTTCGCCCTCTTCAGCGTCACCATGAGCATCGCCCTCGGCGTCGGCCCGATCTTCTGGGGCATCCTCGCCGACAGCCTCGCCCCGCTCCACATCGCCCTCGGCGCGACCGGGGAGATCAACCACTACACCGTCTGCTACGTCGGCGTCGCCCTCATCTGCCTTTCCTCCCTCCTCTTCCTGAAGAAACTCGACGAACCCCGGGCGATGACCACCGAGGCCTTCTTCCACGAACTCTTCGTCGCCACGCCCTGGCGGGCCATCTCCCGCCTCATCTACCGGAGACCTCCGACCCTCTAA
- a CDS encoding lysophospholipid acyltransferase family protein, whose product MKRLLTALLQAAIVRLAAFLIRLLSASLRFEVVDQGGVIAHPPQGPLIYAFWHNRLLLIPPIYRHFFPKRPAVVLASRSKDGELISRIVGRFNVGTARGSTSKKGGLGIRAFLRYIAEGHDAAITPDGPRGPRYRVKPGVVTAAQLSGAAIVPITYTLGWKKEIRSWDRFQIPLPFSTCRIVWGTPLHVPPELTPEEIEAWCLKVGEALGGD is encoded by the coding sequence GTGAAACGCCTCCTCACCGCCCTCCTCCAGGCCGCCATCGTCCGCCTCGCCGCCTTCCTCATCCGGCTCCTCTCCGCCAGCCTCCGCTTCGAGGTCGTCGATCAGGGCGGCGTGATCGCCCATCCGCCGCAGGGGCCCCTCATCTACGCCTTCTGGCACAACCGCCTCCTCCTCATCCCGCCGATCTACCGCCACTTCTTTCCGAAGCGCCCCGCCGTCGTCCTCGCCAGCCGGAGCAAGGACGGGGAGCTGATCAGCCGGATCGTCGGCCGCTTCAACGTCGGCACCGCGCGCGGCTCCACCTCGAAGAAAGGCGGCCTCGGCATCCGCGCCTTCCTCCGCTACATCGCCGAGGGCCACGACGCCGCCATCACTCCGGACGGCCCCCGCGGCCCCCGCTACCGCGTGAAGCCCGGCGTCGTCACCGCCGCCCAGCTCTCCGGCGCGGCCATCGTTCCCATCACCTACACCCTCGGCTGGAAGAAGGAGATCCGGAGCTGGGACCGCTTCCAGATTCCCCTCCCCTTCTCCACCTGCCGCATCGTCTGGGGAACGCCCCTCCACGTCCCGCCCGAGCTCACTCCCGAGGAGATCGAAGCCTGGTGCCTGAAGGTGGGGGAGGCCTTGGGCGGGGATTGA
- a CDS encoding lysophospholipid acyltransferase family protein translates to MPDLFYRLCQFSVRLLALLFVSLRVSGREHLPRRGAFILASNHVSHFDPPVLTAATPRPIDYLTSAEFFQHPFVSRFFRALNAFAFDRTRRDLASIKVCLDRLERGRCVGIFVEGGIRHGPTSVLNGGPIKDGSLTLARNARVPIVPVLLVGPDQLYQWRSLFRRPRLFVRFGPPIVPSEGADPRDLSLLFKEEMIRLHADLDREVSLRPVERAVSAQVRWEKR, encoded by the coding sequence ATGCCCGATCTCTTCTACCGGCTCTGCCAGTTCTCCGTCCGGCTCCTCGCGCTCCTCTTCGTCTCCCTCCGCGTCTCGGGCCGGGAGCATCTCCCCCGCCGGGGCGCCTTCATCCTCGCCTCGAACCACGTCAGCCACTTCGATCCGCCCGTCCTCACCGCGGCCACCCCCCGCCCGATCGATTACCTCACCTCGGCCGAGTTCTTCCAGCATCCCTTCGTCTCCCGCTTCTTCCGGGCGCTGAACGCCTTCGCCTTCGACCGGACCCGCCGCGACCTCGCCTCGATCAAGGTCTGCCTCGACCGCCTCGAGCGGGGCCGCTGCGTCGGCATCTTCGTCGAGGGCGGCATCCGCCACGGCCCCACCTCGGTCCTCAACGGCGGCCCCATCAAGGACGGCTCCCTCACCCTGGCCCGGAACGCCCGGGTCCCCATCGTCCCCGTCCTCCTCGTCGGCCCCGACCAGCTCTACCAATGGCGGAGCCTCTTCCGGCGCCCCCGCCTCTTCGTCCGCTTCGGCCCGCCCATCGTCCCCTCCGAGGGGGCCGATCCCCGGGACCTCTCCCTCCTCTTCAAGGAAGAGATGATCCGCCTCCACGCCGACCTTGACCGGGAGGTTTCCCTCCGTCCGGTCGAGCGGGCCGTCTCGGCCCAGGTGCGTTGGGAGAAAAGATAA
- a CDS encoding response regulator → MAKILIIEDEAPFRTVLVRVLQEKGHTVTEAPDGTDALRLCQAHAFDLMITDLIMPNKEGIETIIEVRKHLPTLPIIAMSGGGRTGPHDLLTAAAALGAQATISKPFHIHELIALVETQLAASLK, encoded by the coding sequence ATGGCGAAAATTTTGATCATCGAGGACGAGGCCCCTTTCCGAACCGTCCTCGTCCGCGTTCTCCAGGAAAAAGGCCATACCGTGACCGAGGCCCCGGACGGCACCGATGCCCTCCGCCTCTGCCAGGCCCATGCCTTCGACCTCATGATCACCGACCTGATCATGCCGAACAAGGAAGGGATCGAGACGATCATCGAGGTCCGGAAGCACCTGCCCACCCTCCCCATCATCGCCATGTCGGGCGGAGGCCGCACCGGCCCCCACGACCTCCTCACCGCCGCCGCCGCCCTCGGTGCCCAAGCCACCATCAGCAAGCCCTTCCACATCCACGAGCTGATCGCCCTCGTCGAGACCCAGCTCGCGGCCTCGTTGAAGTGA
- a CDS encoding excinuclease ABC subunit UvrC, with product MSEPEPLDPRSLLAETVRNLPHKPGVYLFKDRLDRIIYVGKARDLHRRVSQYFHPSRRTLAEPKTRALVDAIRGMTFHVVKSEPEALLLEGKLIKEYRPRYNVSFRDDKHFLMVKINLTEPFPRFHLTRTKKEDGARYFGPFAHSGSLRASMNMIQRQFHLRTCSPRIPGEIDHKHCLDDVIRNCSAPCIGRISREAYMETVNQACEFLQGRSSDTMEKMEAEMKSAADKLDFEKAARLRNLLDDLRKTTSPTKRFLRPFQGESTVVPQRDMEELAKALGLPGPPRLMECFDISNISTTHKVASMVCFREGKSDRSLYRRYRIQSVEGQDDFASMAEVVRRRYGRVLKENLRKPDLIVVDGGLGQVGSAWTELQILGLKEIPLIGLAKRNEEIYRPGTSLPLVLPKSHPGLRLLQRIRDEAHRFANGYHRLLLKQRMTESLLDDCPGISTSRKKALLAHFGSVARIRKASTAELAEVPGISQRLAVEIVAFFERLDGRPVETAPDYEDFSGEIRVDEE from the coding sequence ATGTCGGAGCCCGAGCCCCTCGACCCCCGCAGCCTCCTCGCGGAGACCGTGCGGAACCTCCCCCACAAGCCGGGCGTCTACCTCTTCAAGGACCGCCTCGACCGGATCATCTATGTCGGCAAGGCCCGCGACCTCCATCGGCGCGTCAGCCAGTACTTCCATCCCTCCCGCCGGACCCTCGCCGAGCCGAAGACCCGCGCCCTCGTCGACGCCATCCGGGGGATGACCTTCCACGTCGTAAAGTCGGAGCCCGAAGCCCTCCTCCTCGAAGGCAAGCTGATCAAGGAATACCGCCCCCGCTACAACGTCAGCTTCCGGGACGACAAGCACTTCCTGATGGTGAAGATCAACCTCACCGAGCCGTTCCCCCGCTTCCACCTCACCCGGACGAAGAAGGAGGACGGCGCACGCTATTTCGGCCCCTTCGCCCATTCCGGCTCCCTCCGCGCCTCGATGAACATGATCCAGCGGCAGTTCCACCTCCGCACCTGCTCCCCCCGCATCCCGGGGGAGATCGATCACAAGCACTGCCTCGACGACGTCATCCGGAACTGCTCCGCCCCCTGCATCGGCCGGATCAGCCGCGAGGCCTACATGGAGACCGTCAACCAGGCGTGCGAGTTCCTCCAGGGCCGCTCCTCCGACACGATGGAGAAGATGGAGGCCGAGATGAAGAGCGCCGCCGACAAGCTCGACTTCGAGAAGGCCGCCCGCCTCCGCAACCTCCTCGACGACCTGCGGAAGACCACCTCCCCCACGAAGCGCTTCCTCCGCCCCTTCCAGGGAGAGAGCACCGTCGTCCCCCAGCGGGACATGGAGGAGCTGGCCAAGGCCCTCGGCCTCCCCGGCCCGCCCCGCCTCATGGAATGCTTCGACATCTCGAACATCTCGACCACCCACAAGGTCGCCTCGATGGTCTGCTTCCGGGAGGGCAAGTCCGACCGCTCCCTCTACCGGCGCTACCGGATCCAGAGCGTCGAGGGGCAGGACGACTTCGCGAGCATGGCCGAGGTCGTCCGCCGCCGCTACGGCCGCGTGCTGAAGGAGAACCTCCGCAAGCCCGACCTCATCGTCGTCGACGGCGGCCTCGGCCAGGTCGGCTCCGCGTGGACCGAGCTCCAGATCCTCGGCCTGAAGGAGATCCCCCTGATCGGCCTCGCGAAGCGGAACGAGGAAATCTATCGTCCCGGCACCTCCCTCCCCCTCGTCCTGCCGAAGTCCCACCCCGGCCTCCGCCTCCTCCAGCGGATCCGGGACGAGGCCCACCGCTTCGCCAACGGCTACCATCGCCTCCTCCTGAAACAGCGGATGACCGAGAGCCTCCTCGACGACTGCCCCGGCATCAGCACCTCCCGGAAAAAGGCCCTGCTCGCCCACTTCGGCTCGGTCGCCCGGATCAGGAAAGCCTCGACGGCCGAATTGGCCGAGGTCCCCGGCATCAGCCAGCGCCTCGCCGTCGAGATCGTCGCCTTTTTCGAGCGCCTCGACGGCCGCCCCGTCGAGACCGCGCCCGACTACGAGGACTTTTCCGGGGAAATCCGGGTCGACGAGGAGTAG
- a CDS encoding methyl-accepting chemotaxis protein, translated as MKNWTIRARVTLGFGVLITLTLALGLFAVFHFLSLKKGAGDVALNWYPSVEKLVEGQIKASEIQRSVLRMMMAETPEEAQQKESDIVKQVDQFATILVDYKKLVDPQETALYQATLDARDKYLAALAVIRTMSLGGQLKEAQHLSKDAMRTTYNAMLQALADEANFNKEHMRAVAKESNEEGTFAVQATVAGVATAFLLALGTGWFIIRDVNRQLNAIGSLLGQSSEQVGGAAEQVAGSSQILATGSSEQAASLEETSASLEEISSMTQKNAESADHAQTLAGETRQAAETGVLRTREMRGATEGIVGAVGEMADAIRGIKQSSDDVSKILKAIDEIAFQTNILALNAAVEAARAGEAGAGFAVVAEEVRALAQRSAEAAKETSRLIEASAAQSARGVEANERVAARVAEIGKKSAAVEQSLGEIVEKVRQVDTLVSSVAMASKEQNGGVQQITTAVQQIDRVTQANAAASEETASASEELNQQTTELRRSITMLLSLVGREAGEVEDRGHARGPEAGEVWHEEGARHRPLSRTTAGAIPLPPERTVTVSKVRSKTAFVGES; from the coding sequence ATGAAAAACTGGACGATTCGGGCCCGGGTGACACTCGGCTTTGGTGTGTTGATCACCCTTACGTTGGCGCTGGGCCTCTTCGCCGTGTTCCATTTCCTTTCCCTCAAGAAGGGCGCGGGCGACGTCGCCCTCAATTGGTATCCCTCGGTCGAGAAGCTCGTCGAGGGGCAGATCAAGGCCTCGGAGATCCAGCGTTCCGTGCTGCGGATGATGATGGCCGAGACGCCCGAGGAGGCGCAGCAGAAGGAATCGGACATCGTGAAGCAGGTCGACCAGTTCGCGACGATCCTCGTCGACTACAAGAAACTGGTCGATCCCCAGGAAACCGCCCTTTATCAGGCGACCCTCGACGCGCGGGATAAGTACCTCGCCGCCCTCGCCGTGATCCGGACGATGTCCCTCGGCGGCCAGCTGAAGGAAGCCCAGCATCTCTCGAAGGACGCGATGCGGACGACCTACAACGCGATGCTCCAGGCCCTCGCCGACGAGGCCAATTTCAACAAGGAGCACATGCGTGCCGTCGCGAAGGAGAGCAACGAGGAGGGAACCTTCGCCGTCCAGGCGACGGTGGCGGGGGTGGCGACGGCCTTTCTCCTGGCGCTGGGGACCGGGTGGTTCATCATCCGGGACGTCAACCGGCAGCTGAACGCGATCGGCTCCCTGCTGGGGCAAAGCTCCGAGCAGGTCGGAGGCGCGGCGGAACAGGTCGCCGGGAGCAGCCAGATCCTGGCCACGGGGTCGAGCGAGCAGGCGGCGAGCCTGGAGGAGACGAGCGCCAGCCTGGAGGAGATCTCGAGCATGACGCAGAAGAATGCCGAGAGCGCCGATCACGCGCAGACGCTGGCCGGGGAGACCCGGCAGGCGGCGGAGACGGGCGTCCTTCGCACCCGCGAGATGCGGGGGGCGACGGAGGGGATCGTCGGGGCCGTCGGCGAGATGGCCGACGCGATCCGGGGGATCAAGCAGTCGAGCGACGACGTCTCGAAGATTTTGAAAGCCATCGACGAGATCGCGTTCCAGACGAATATCCTCGCCCTGAACGCCGCCGTCGAGGCGGCGCGGGCCGGGGAGGCGGGCGCGGGGTTCGCCGTCGTCGCCGAGGAGGTGCGGGCGCTGGCGCAGCGGAGCGCCGAGGCGGCGAAGGAGACTTCGCGCCTCATCGAGGCGTCGGCGGCGCAGAGCGCCCGGGGCGTCGAGGCGAACGAGCGGGTCGCCGCCCGGGTCGCCGAGATCGGGAAGAAATCGGCGGCGGTCGAGCAGAGCCTCGGCGAGATCGTCGAGAAGGTGCGGCAGGTCGACACGCTGGTCTCTTCCGTCGCCATGGCTTCCAAGGAGCAGAACGGCGGCGTCCAGCAGATCACGACGGCGGTGCAGCAGATCGATCGGGTGACGCAGGCGAACGCGGCGGCCTCCGAGGAGACGGCGAGCGCCTCCGAGGAGCTGAACCAGCAGACGACCGAATTGCGCCGCTCGATCACGATGCTCCTGAGCCTCGTGGGGCGGGAGGCGGGCGAGGTGGAGGATCGGGGCCACGCGCGCGGCCCCGAGGCCGGGGAGGTCTGGCACGAGGAGGGGGCGCGCCACCGGCCGCTGAGCCGGACGACCGCAGGGGCGATCCCGCTCCCGCCGGAACGGACGGTGACGGTTTCCAAGGTGCGATCGAAGACGGCCTTCGTCGGCGAATCGTAG
- a CDS encoding DNA translocase FtsK: MAKTVTKQKQGHVYSEVWGGVFSLVTILTFLSLVNYDAGDLGFNLSHSNEQIGNAIGWIGAVWSFILFWCFGMAAHLVPFLFLVAAISFFVKKETAWGQAALWALLFLLTTSALLDLQHFFGEVWQRKIGIADSVGGFLGRWISLFLQKVAGVTGATILLSSLMLTALFFLYRLGPVELVARCWNWLADQIQEWQDSRLEKQGAVGQIEVAKRKLGREQKILEKTLAKQAAASVPRPTPVPQVMPIPALDEEEAPAVPLPPPRIIDAAVKAEVPPPVEPLPVAKKEEAKEVREPEEIEAVIPAKAPEVRERKPAPVSSSHAPANLSGLSAVGGYDDYLLPPLALLKKADVSRHVPTSEAELVANAELLVFTLSTFGIEVTRGDITKGATITRYEVYPAVGVRVDRIVTLQRDLARAMKAERINILAPIPGKDSVGIEIPNTSKVPIVLRDLFETPEWTSAKSRIPLALGKGVYGETLVADLAEMPHLLIAGTTGSGKSVCINSILLSLLYKFSPADLRLILVDPKQVEMQVYNDIPHLVVPVVVDPKKVLVALNWAVKEMEKRYKMLAMTGVRNIAAFNARPKDKEKAEIESKRKQDEPEQLDLLAGAEGGDADGVKLPAEIPKHLRPDPDDVIPEKLPYLVIIIDELADLMQTTGADVETAIVRLCQKARAAGIHLIVATQTPRREVITSLIKTNIPSRVAFQVPSSLDSRVILDENGAENLLGKGDMLYLAPGSGKTMRGQGAFVTDDEVKTVVEFTAKQAGARFEAEIHKKLNPQGATDEEIADEDKELIVDCLDVIREEKRASTSMLQRRLRLGYNRAAWVVDFLERHGILGPENGAKPREILVDLDQYDPGVLFGG, from the coding sequence ATGGCAAAAACGGTCACCAAACAGAAGCAGGGGCATGTCTATTCGGAAGTCTGGGGCGGGGTCTTTTCGTTGGTGACGATTTTGACCTTCCTGAGCCTGGTGAACTACGACGCGGGCGACCTCGGCTTCAATCTTTCCCACTCCAACGAGCAGATCGGCAACGCCATCGGCTGGATCGGGGCGGTCTGGTCGTTCATTCTGTTCTGGTGCTTCGGGATGGCGGCCCATCTGGTGCCGTTCCTTTTCCTGGTGGCGGCGATCTCGTTCTTCGTGAAAAAGGAGACGGCCTGGGGGCAGGCGGCTCTCTGGGCCCTCCTTTTCCTCCTGACGACCTCGGCCCTCCTCGACCTCCAGCATTTCTTCGGCGAGGTCTGGCAGCGGAAGATCGGCATCGCCGACAGCGTCGGCGGGTTTCTGGGCCGGTGGATCAGTCTTTTCCTGCAGAAGGTGGCCGGGGTGACGGGGGCGACGATCCTCCTGAGCTCGCTGATGTTGACGGCCCTCTTCTTCCTCTACCGCCTCGGCCCGGTCGAGCTCGTCGCCCGGTGCTGGAACTGGCTGGCCGATCAGATCCAGGAATGGCAGGACAGCCGCCTGGAGAAGCAGGGGGCCGTCGGCCAGATCGAGGTGGCGAAGCGGAAGCTGGGCCGGGAACAGAAGATCCTCGAAAAGACCCTCGCGAAGCAGGCGGCGGCCTCGGTGCCGAGGCCCACTCCGGTCCCGCAGGTCATGCCGATTCCGGCCCTCGACGAGGAAGAGGCGCCCGCCGTCCCGCTCCCCCCGCCCCGGATCATCGACGCGGCGGTAAAGGCGGAGGTCCCCCCGCCGGTCGAGCCGCTCCCCGTGGCGAAGAAGGAAGAGGCCAAAGAAGTGAGGGAGCCCGAGGAAATCGAGGCGGTGATTCCCGCCAAGGCTCCCGAAGTCCGGGAGCGGAAGCCCGCGCCGGTTTCCTCCTCGCACGCCCCGGCGAATCTCTCCGGCCTCTCCGCCGTCGGCGGGTATGACGACTACCTCCTGCCGCCGCTCGCCCTCCTGAAGAAGGCCGATGTCAGCCGCCACGTCCCGACGAGCGAGGCGGAGCTGGTCGCCAATGCGGAGCTCCTCGTCTTCACCCTTTCGACCTTCGGCATCGAGGTGACGCGCGGCGACATCACGAAGGGGGCGACGATCACCCGCTACGAGGTCTATCCCGCCGTCGGCGTCCGCGTCGACCGGATCGTGACCCTCCAGCGCGACCTCGCCCGCGCGATGAAGGCGGAGCGGATCAACATCCTCGCCCCGATCCCCGGCAAGGACAGTGTCGGCATCGAGATCCCGAACACCTCGAAGGTCCCCATCGTCCTCCGCGACCTCTTCGAGACGCCCGAGTGGACCTCGGCGAAGTCGCGCATCCCGCTCGCCCTCGGCAAGGGGGTCTACGGGGAGACGCTGGTCGCCGACCTCGCGGAGATGCCCCACCTCCTCATCGCGGGGACGACGGGCTCGGGCAAATCGGTCTGCATCAATTCGATCCTCCTCAGCCTCCTCTACAAGTTCAGCCCTGCCGACCTCCGCCTCATCCTCGTCGATCCGAAGCAGGTCGAAATGCAGGTCTACAACGACATCCCCCACCTCGTCGTCCCCGTCGTCGTCGATCCGAAGAAGGTCCTCGTCGCCCTGAACTGGGCGGTGAAGGAGATGGAGAAGCGGTACAAGATGCTGGCGATGACCGGCGTCCGGAACATCGCCGCCTTCAACGCCCGCCCGAAGGACAAGGAAAAGGCCGAGATCGAGTCGAAGCGGAAGCAGGACGAGCCCGAGCAGCTCGACCTCCTGGCCGGGGCCGAGGGCGGCGACGCCGACGGGGTGAAGCTCCCCGCCGAGATCCCGAAGCATCTCCGGCCCGATCCCGACGACGTGATCCCCGAAAAGCTCCCCTACCTCGTCATCATCATCGACGAGTTGGCCGACCTCATGCAGACGACCGGGGCCGACGTCGAGACCGCCATCGTCCGCCTCTGCCAGAAGGCGCGTGCCGCGGGGATCCATTTGATCGTCGCGACGCAGACGCCGCGACGCGAGGTCATCACCAGCCTCATCAAGACGAACATCCCCTCCCGCGTCGCCTTCCAGGTGCCGAGCTCGCTCGACTCCCGCGTCATCCTCGACGAGAACGGCGCGGAGAACCTCCTGGGCAAGGGCGACATGCTCTACCTCGCGCCCGGCTCCGGGAAGACGATGCGCGGGCAGGGGGCCTTCGTCACCGACGACGAGGTGAAGACCGTCGTCGAGTTCACGGCGAAGCAGGCCGGGGCCCGCTTCGAGGCCGAGATCCACAAGAAGCTCAACCCCCAGGGCGCGACCGACGAGGAGATCGCCGACGAGGACAAGGAACTCATCGTCGATTGCCTCGACGTCATCCGGGAGGAGAAGCGGGCGAGCACCTCGATGCTCCAGCGGCGTCTCCGGCTCGGATACAACCGGGCGGCCTGGGTCGTCGACTTCCTCGAACGCCACGGCATCCTCGGCCCCGAAAACGGAGCCAAGCCGCGGGAAATTCTGGTCGATCTTGATCAGTACGACCCGGGCGTCCTCTTCGGGGGCTAG
- a CDS encoding STAS domain-containing protein, with protein MQVARNGDLVYIQVIGRGSFQNASHVKHFSEEVLKNGAKEIVIDLKECTYLDSTFLGTLAGIGIKLRAATAEASTLQLLNATARNTELIQNLGLDRLFRFETSAPVPAPETTEKLDGTAAGKVETGETMLEAHETLMQWDARNVAKFKDVVAYLKEDLGQTVD; from the coding sequence GTGCAGGTAGCCCGCAACGGGGACCTGGTTTATATCCAAGTGATCGGGCGGGGTTCGTTTCAAAATGCCTCCCATGTGAAGCATTTCTCCGAAGAAGTGCTCAAAAACGGTGCCAAAGAGATCGTCATCGATCTCAAGGAATGCACCTATCTCGATAGCACCTTCCTCGGGACCCTGGCCGGAATCGGCATCAAGCTCCGCGCCGCGACCGCCGAGGCCTCGACCCTCCAGCTCCTGAACGCCACGGCCCGGAACACCGAGCTGATCCAGAACCTCGGCCTCGACCGCCTCTTCCGCTTCGAGACCTCCGCCCCCGTCCCCGCCCCCGAGACGACCGAGAAGCTCGACGGCACCGCCGCCGGCAAAGTCGAGACCGGCGAGACGATGCTCGAAGCCCACGAGACCCTCATGCAGTGGGACGCCCGGAACGTGGCGAAGTTCAAGGACGTCGTCGCCTACCTGAAGGAAGACCTCGGCCAGACGGTCGATTAG